Part of the Flavobacterium sp. MDT1-60 genome, TTGCTCCCCTTATGGGATTAATAGTACAGCCCGTTATTGGTCATTACAGTGATAAAACCTGGGGACGTTTCGGAAGACGAAAGCCCTTTTTTCTTGTAGGTGCGATTTTAGCTTCAGTTGGATTAATCTTAATGCCTCAGGCTAATATTTTCATTTCTGTCCTGCCTGCTTTATGGGTTGGAGCCGGAATGTTAATGATCATGGACGCTTCTTTTAATATTGCTATGGAGCCATTTCGTGCTCTTGTTGGTGATAATTTAAGAACAGATCAGCGTACTGCAGGATTCAGTATCCAAACTTCTTTAATTGGTTTTGGAGCTGTAATTGGTTCAGCTTTACCATATGTTTTAACAAAATGGTTTGACATTTCAAACAATGCCATTCCCGGAAGTATTCCTTTAAACCTTAAATTATCATTTATCATTGGAGCAGCAGTTTTAATTGGTTCCATTCTGGTAACACTTTTTACAACTAAAGAATATACTCCGGAAGAATTGGCCAATTTTGAAGATCCTCAAAGTGAAATTGATGTTCCTTCTGACGAAAAATCAAAATTAACAGACATCTTTACCGATTTTGCAAAGATGCCAACCACGATGCGTCAGCTTAGTTGGGTTCAGTTTTTCTCCTGGTTTGGATTATTCGGAATGTGGGTATTTACAACGCCCGCAATTGCACATCACATTTACGGATTGCCATTAGATGATACTTCAAGCCAACAGTATCAGGATGCCGGAGATTGGGTTGGAATTTTATTTGGAGTTTACAATTTAGTTTCTGCCATTATCGCTTTGTTTTTCTTACCGTTTATCGCTAAAAAAATCGGCCGTAAATCAACTCATGCCATATCGCTTATCATTGGAGGAATCGGATTAATTTCCATTTATTTTATGCCGAATGAAGATTGGGTTGTATTGCCTATGATTTTAATTGGAGTTGCCTGGGCAAGTATTTTGGCTATGCCATACGCTATTCTTGCAGGATCAATTGCTCCTAAAAAAATGGGGGTTTACATGGGAATTTTCAACTTCTTTGTTGTTATTCCACAAATTGTAAATGCACTAATTGGAGGTCCAATTGTAAAATATCTTTACAATGGCGATGCCATTTACGCATTGATAACAAGCGGTGTAAGTTTTTTAATTGCCGCTCTTTTGGTCTATAAAGTAAAAGACGTAGACGATACTATTCAAAAATCATAAATAAGAATTTCCCTTATAATGAAAAAAGCATTCATATTCGATCTTGATGGCGTAATCGTTGATACCGCCAAATACCATTTTTTAGCCTGGCAGAAAATTGCTCAGTCTTTAAACATAAATTTTACACACGAAGACAACGAACTGCTTAAAGGCGTTAGCCGTGTACGTTCGTTAGATATTATACTTGGATTAGGAAATGTTCAGGCTTCGCAGGAAGACAAGGACAAATGGTTAATTCAAAAAAATGAAGATTACTTATCTTATTTAGTTGACATGGACGAAAGCGAGATTCTTCCTGGAGTTTTTAAAATTCTGCAATTATTAAAAGATAAAAACCAGGGAATTGCGTTGGGTTCTGCGAGTAAAAACGCCCGACCAATCCTTGAAAAAACTGGAATCCTTTCGTATTTTGATGTTATTGTTGACGGAAACGACGTTACCAACGCCAAACCAGATCCGGAGGTTTTCTTAAAAGCGGCTCAATTATTAAATATTGATCCAAAAAATGCAATTGTATTTGAAGATTCTGTTGCCGGAATTCAGGCAGCAAACATAGGAGAAATGGTAAGTGTTGGAATTGGTGAGGAAACAATTTTACATGAAGCTGATTATATTTTTAAAGATTTTACCCAAATCGAAACAAGCTTTATTGAAAAATTAATCAATTAGAAAATGTGCCAATGAGGCAATTAGATAATTTCCTAAATGCAAATTATCTAATTATCTAATTGACGAATTATCTAATTTAAAAAT contains:
- a CDS encoding MFS transporter, whose translation is MEKRKLSFWEIWNMSFGFLGIQMGFALQNANASRILQIFGADVHELSWFWIIAPLMGLIVQPVIGHYSDKTWGRFGRRKPFFLVGAILASVGLILMPQANIFISVLPALWVGAGMLMIMDASFNIAMEPFRALVGDNLRTDQRTAGFSIQTSLIGFGAVIGSALPYVLTKWFDISNNAIPGSIPLNLKLSFIIGAAVLIGSILVTLFTTKEYTPEELANFEDPQSEIDVPSDEKSKLTDIFTDFAKMPTTMRQLSWVQFFSWFGLFGMWVFTTPAIAHHIYGLPLDDTSSQQYQDAGDWVGILFGVYNLVSAIIALFFLPFIAKKIGRKSTHAISLIIGGIGLISIYFMPNEDWVVLPMILIGVAWASILAMPYAILAGSIAPKKMGVYMGIFNFFVVIPQIVNALIGGPIVKYLYNGDAIYALITSGVSFLIAALLVYKVKDVDDTIQKS
- the pgmB gene encoding beta-phosphoglucomutase; this encodes MMKKAFIFDLDGVIVDTAKYHFLAWQKIAQSLNINFTHEDNELLKGVSRVRSLDIILGLGNVQASQEDKDKWLIQKNEDYLSYLVDMDESEILPGVFKILQLLKDKNQGIALGSASKNARPILEKTGILSYFDVIVDGNDVTNAKPDPEVFLKAAQLLNIDPKNAIVFEDSVAGIQAANIGEMVSVGIGEETILHEADYIFKDFTQIETSFIEKLIN